The Microbacterium trichothecenolyticum sequence CCGTGAACGACTCGAGCCCGGCGATCGCGGGGACGTGCGGCTCGGTGAGGCGACCGCAGGCGAGCACCAGAGAGCGGGCCGTGAGGGGCTCGGCGCCGGTGTCGATGCGCCACACCGCGTCGGCGGCATCCCAGTCTGCCCCCAGCAGGGGTGTGCGCAGCCGCAGCCGATCGCCCAGACCCTCGCGCCGGGCGACGTCGCGGAGGTACGCCTGGATCTCGCCGCCGGATGCGAAGGTGCGCGACCACGCGGGGTTCGGGTGCGCGGCGAGGCTGTAGAGATGCGCGGGCACATCGCACGCGACACCGGGATAGGTGTTGTCGCGCCAGGTTCCGCCGACCTCGTCGGCGCGCTCGAGCACGACGATGTCGTCGCGGCCCGCGCGGCGCAGTGCCCCGGCCATGGCGAGACCCGCGAAGCCGGCGCCGACGATCGCGACGTCGATGACCCTCACGCGTGGACTCCGCTCTCGGCGGCGACGCGGTAGTCGGTCGTGCGCAGACGGAACGGCCGCATGAGGCTGCGGGCGATGCGCTCGGCGGCGGCGACCGGCAGTTCGAGTCCCTGCTCGATACCGGCGTCGGGCAGGACGCGCCCGTCGTACAGGGTGCCGCCGAGGTCGTCGCCGCCCGAGCGCAGCAGCACGGCGGCTGTGTCGCGTCCTACGCGCGTCCACGGGATCTGCACGTGCGGGATGCTCCCCGACAGCAGCAGGCGCGACACCGCGACCATGGCGCGATGCTCGTCGAGCGGCGCGCGTCCTGCGACGAGTGCAACGTCGCCGCCGGGCAGGGGGATGGGCACGAACTCCGCGAAACCGCCCGTGCGGTGTTGGATTTCGCGCAGCTGCCGCAGATGGGCGATGCGCTCCTCGGCGGTCTCGACGTGGCCGTAGAAGAGCACCGAGGTCGAGCGGAAGCCGGTGAGGTGTGCGGCGGCGATGGTCTCGACCCAGCGGTCGATCTCGAGGTCGCCCGGGGCGATCAGCGAGCGCACCCGCTCGCTGAGCACCTTCACGCCCGTGCCGGGCACGGTGTCGACGCCCGCTTCCCGCATCGTGGCGAGGGCTCCGTCGAGTCCGAGGCCGCCCCGGTCGGCGAGGTCTCGCACGTCGAGCGGGCGGTAGGCGTGCACGTGGATGCCGGGCGCCCCGCGCTTCACGGCGCGCACGAGGTCGAGATACCCGGCGGGCTCTTCGTCGACTCGGAGCGCGCCCTGGATGCAGATCTCGGTTGCGCCGAGTTCGGCGGCGTCGGCCGCGATGCGGGCGGCATCGTCGAGGTCGAACTCACCCGGGGCTCTGCGGCCGGTGCGGCGCAGGCCCGTGGAGGTGAGGTTGCGGTTCTGCACCAGGGTGATGGGCTCGCCGACGGTGTACCGGCGGGCGTCGTCGGCGACGGCGGTGACCTCGTCGAGTTCGGCGCCCGTTGCGCGCAGCAGCCGGGTCCAGTCGGCGTCGTCGAGAGCGAGGGGGTCGGATGCCGCGCGCTCGGCGAGCCGGCGCACGCCGGGGTCGGTGCCGGTGATGGCGGCGCGGGCTCCGGCAGCGGGTCGAGCGGAGGATGAGGGAGGAGCGGACGACGCGATGTGGTGAGTGGATCCTCCCTTCACCCCTCGCCCTCCGCTCGTCACGCTCGAGGGCGCGGCGGCCGTGCGGGTGGCCGCGACGTCGGCGGCGAGCCCTCCGGCATCGGCCAGTGCCCGCACGGGAGCGTGCAGGGCGGGGTCGATCCAGCGCTCGGCATCCTGGACGAACTCGGGGTGCGCGGTGAGGCGCTCGCGGAGCGCGTAGCCGTGCGCGGCCGTGTGGGCGGCGAGGTCGTCGATCTGCGGCCAGGGGCGCTCGGGGTTGACGTGATCGGCCGTGAGGGGCGAGACCCCGCCCCAGTCGTCGACACCCGCGTCGATGAGCAGACCGAGCTCGCGCGGGTCGGACAGGTTCGGCGGCACCTGGATGCGCATGTCAGGGCCGAACACCAGCCGCGCGGTGGCGACGGCGGCGAGGTATTCGGTCATGTCGGCGTCGGGGGCGCCCTGCATGGCCGTGCGGGGCTTCGCGCGGAAGTTCTGCACGATCACCTCTTGCACATGGCCGTGGCGGTCGTCGATGTCACGGAGGGCGACGAGGGACTCGGCGCGGTCACGCACCGTCTCGCCGATGCCGACGAGGATGCCGGTGGTGAAGGGGATGCCGGCGGCCCCCGCATCGTCGACCACGCGCAGGCGCAGGTCGGGGTCTTTGTCGGGGGAGCCGAAGTGCACCTGCCCGGGCTCCTCGAACAACCGCCGCGACGTGGTCTCGAGCATCATGCCCATCGAGGGCGAGACGGGACGCAGGGCGGACAGTTCGTCGGGGTGCATCACGCCGGGGTTGGCATGCACGAGCATGCCGGTCTCGGCCGTGATGAGCCGCGCGATGTGCGCGACGTAGTCGATCGTCGAGGCGAAGCCGTGATCGTCGAGCCAGGCGCGGGCCTCGGGCCAGCGCTCCTCGGGACGGTCGCCGAGGGTCAGCAGTGCCTCTTTGCAGCCCATCGCCCGGCCCTGGCGCACGACGGTGAGCACCTGCTCGGGGCTCATGTAGGCGGGCTTTCGCAGCAACGCGAGCTGACCGGGGGTGTCGACGAAGATGCAGTAGTGGCAGCGGTCGCGGCACAGCGTCGTGAGCGGCACGAACACTTTGCGGGAGTACGTGATGACGCGGGAGCGCCCGGCGCGGTCGAGTCCGGCGTCGCGCAAGGCGGCGGCCGCGGGCAGCAGGGCGTCGAGGGGCGCGTGCAGCAGCGCCTCGGTCTGATCGACGTCGGGCCGGTGCCCCGTGGCGATGCGAGCGAGGAGGTCGTCGATCGACGCGCCCCGGGCCGGTGCGACTCGCGGCGCCGCGCTGCCCGTGCTCATCGCTCCAGGCTATCCCGCGCCTCCGACATCCGGGCCGGTGCGGGTGCCGCCCACGCCGACGGATGCGTGGCGTGGGTGATCGTTGCGCTCTCGTGAGGTGGATCGCCGATCGCACCGCGTCGGCGCTGGCAGGATGGAGGCATGGTGACCCTGCTGCTCGATTCGACGCAGCTCGAGGTCGTGCTGTCGCCGACCGAGCGCGCGATGTCTTTCCACAAGACCAACATCGTCGTCCCCCGTGAGCACATCGATCGCGTGCAGCTCACCGACGATGCATGGACCTGGCTGCGCGGCGTTCCCAATCCGGGCATCAACCTGCCCGTCGCCGTCGCCGCCGGCACGTGGAAATCGGCGGGCGGCAACGACTTCGTCATCATCCGCGGACGCAAGCCCAGCGTCGTCGTCGACCTCACGGGCCACGACGAGTTCGAGCGGCTCGTGCTCACGACCAAGCACGGTGTGGCGCTGCTGAAGGCGCTGCGTCTCGACGTGGCATCCGAGCCCGAGAACGTCGCCGACATCGTCGCCTGACGCTCTCGCCTGACGTCGGGGTCGCGCCCGCTTCGGTGCTCGCGTGTCCATGACACCCGGAGGTGTTCTCGTGCCGTCCGGGCCTTCTGGACACTCCGCACGTGCGCGCGGCGCGGGAGCATCGCCGTGTCATCCGACGAACTGCGCCACGGTGTCCCACGCGAGCTTGACGATGAGCACCGACAGCGTCACGAGGAAGACGATCCGCACGAACCCGCTGCCGCGGCGCGTGGCCATGTGGGCGCCGATGAAGCCGCCGGTGACGTTCATCACGGCCATGGCGATACCGAGGGCGAGCAGGATCTCGCCGTGCACGCCGTAGACGACGAGGGCGGCGAGATTAGTGGTGAGGTTGGCGATCTTCGCGTTCGCACTGGCCTGCAGAAAGCCGTAGCCGAGCACGCCGACGATCAGGATGACGAAGAAAGACCCCGTGCCCGGACCCAGGATGCCGTCGTAGAAGCCCACCAGCAGACCGATCGCGCCCGCCCGCCAGGCGACCGCCCTCGCGCGGTCGTGGCGCGGTTCGTGCTGGAGCCCCATCTTCGGCTTGAGCAGGGTGTACACGGCGACGGCGATCACCGCGACGAGCACGACCGGGGTCAGCACCTCGCGCGGAACGTAGCGCGAGAGCGCGGCGCCCACGGTGGAGCCGGCGTAGGCGCCCACGACGAGGGGGATCAGCAGCACGAGTTGCACCCGGATCCGCCGCAGGTACACGCCGCTGGCCGAGAGCGTGCCGAAGAACGACGACAGCTTGTTCGTGCCGAGGATGAAGGGTGTCGCGACGTCTTTCGGCACTCCGATGACGAGCGCCGGGAGCTGGATGAGCCCGCCGCCGCCGACGACGGCATCGACCCAGCCGGCAACCCCCGCGGCGACCAGGAGCAGGATCAGCGACGCCGTCGACACGGGCAGCCATTCGGCGATCACCGGTCCATCGAGCACAGTCGATTCTCACCGCCGCGCACGGCGACCGCCAAATGCAGCTGCGCGCTGTGTCGGTGTCGGCGGCCCGGCACATGCTCGGCGGGTCAGTCGATGTCGCGGCGCCAGGTCGTCAGCAGCCCGATGACGACCAGCACCACGGCGTAGCCGAGCAGCACGAGGCCACCGGCCCACCACTCGAGCGTCCCGCCGGAACCTGTGCCCATCGCCCCGAAGATCGTCTGGCCCACGAGCGCATCGCTCGCGGCGCTCGGGAACCACTTCACGACGTCGGCGAAGCCGTCGATCACGCCGCCGATCGTGCGCACGATCGGCTCGATGAAGAGGGTCACCGCCAGCACGATGACGATCGCCGCGACCTGGTTGCGCACGACCGTGCCGACGCCGATCCCGACCAGCGCCCACAGGGCGAAAGCCAGCAGCATGCGGCCGACGAGCTCCCACGTGTCGGCGGAGCCCAGCGCGGTGTCGACGCCGAAGAAGCTCAGCACGCCCGCTCCCGCGCCGATCGCGGCGGCCGAGCCCAGGATGCCGTAGAGCAGGCCGACCACGATGCCGACGACGAACTTGCCGACCAGGATCACGCCGCGGCGGGGCGTTGCGAGGAAGGTGGGGGTGAGCGTCTTGTGGCGGAACTCCGTCGTGACCATGAGCGTTCCCACCAGCAGCGGGAAGACGTAGCCCACTGCGCTCGCCGAGCTGTAGACGAGTGCGGGGATGCCGTCGGCCGACGGGGTCGGTCCGCTCGCACCGGGTAGTCGGCCCGATGCCACCCCGCCGAAGACGAGGGCGAGGACGCCGGCGGTGAAGGCGACGTAGGCCACGAGCACGATCGCCAGCACCCACCAGCCCGCGGTGGTGAACTGCTTGGTGTACTCGGACCTGGCTGCGGCGAGGAGACTCATCGCTGCACCTCCGTGCTCGCGGAGCGGGAGTCGGCGGCGGGTTCCGTGCCGTCGCTCGCCGGGGCGGCGACGATGTCGATCACGCCCGTCGAAGCGACGGCGTACGCCGGCCGGGGGCGGTCGTCGGCCGCGGAGGGCGTGGGGCGCGCCGAGCGCGGGGGAGCGATGACCGCGACCATCTCCGTCGAGGGGCGCGGATCGGCGTCGGCGGAGTCGTCGGGGGCGTCCGATGTCGATGTCGATGTCGATGTCGATGTCGATGTCGATGTCGCGGGAGCCGGGCCGGCGACGGGTGCCGCGGGGCTCGGGCTCGGGCCGGCGGCGGGGGTCTCGGCATCCGTGGTCTGCGCGGCGTCGGCGGTCGGGGCGGGAACCGAGCCGGCGCTCGCGTGCACCCGCACGCCGCTGACGAGCTCGAGGAAGATGTCCTCCAGGCTCGCGCCCTTGCTCTGCAGGTTCGACAGCGCGATGCCCGCACCGGCGGCGAGGGCGCCGATCTCGACGGGCTCGTGGTGGCGGATGGTGAAGCCGTTGCGCAGCAACTGGTAGTCGATGCCGCGGTCGTCGAGCAGCTGCGACAGGGCCGCGCGGTCGGGCGCGTCGACGACGGTGGCGTACTCGTCGGGGTCGGCGAGGTCCTCGATGCCGCCCTGGAAGACCAGGCGTCCGCGCGAGATGATGAGCAGCGCATCGACGGTCTGCTGCACCTCGGCGAGCAGGTGCGACGAGATCAGCACGGTGCGCCCTTCTTCGGCCAGATGGCGCAGCAGGGAGCGCATCCAGCGGATCCCCTCGGGGTCGAGCCCGTTCGACGGTTCGTCGAGCACGAGCACGCCGGGGTCGCCGAGCAGTGCGGTGGCCAGGCCCAGGCGCTGGCGCATGCCGAGCGAGAAGCCGCCGACGCGCCGGCCTGCGACATCGGCGAGGCCCACGAGACCCAGCACCTCGTCGATACGTGCCGCGGGCAGGGAGGCCGCGCGCGCGTAGACCTTCAGGTGGTTGGCGGCCGAGCGGCCGGGGTGGAAGCTCGAGGCTTCGAGGGCCGCGCCGACGCTCCGCAGCGGCGAGGCGAGGTCGGCGTAGCGCTTTCCGCCGATCGTCGCGCTGCCCGCGGTCGGGCGTACGAGACCCAGGAGCATGCGCAGCGACGTGGTCTTGCCCGCGCCGTTCGGACCGAGGAAGCCGGTGACCTGACCGGGCTCGATGCGGGCGCTCAGGTCGTCGACCGCGCAGACCGCTCCGAAGCGTTTGGTGAGCCCGGCGAGCTCGAGCACATGTCCGTCGGGCATCGGGCACCTCTCGTTCGGTGGGCGTTCCGCCTATCTTCCCCGATCCGGGGCCGAAAACGCATCCCGGACGACACGCGACGACCGGCGAGCGCCTGTGTAACGTGGCAGCGTGCACGCGCAGCCATCGGAGAACGACCGCATCCTCGTCGGTGGTCGCGGCGGTCTCGGACACCTCACGCTCAACCGTCCGCGGGCGATCAACGCGCTCGACCTCGACATGATCCGCGCGCTGAACGTGACGCTCGACCGGTGGCAGCGCGACACCGACGTCGACGTCGTGCTGCTCGACGGCGCAGGCGAGCGAGGATTCTGCGCCGGCGGCGACATCCGCGCCCTGCACGGGATGGTCGTGGACGGCCGCGTCGACGAGGTGCACGCGTTCTTCCGCGAGGAGTACGCGCTCGACCACCGCATCGCCACCTCGGCCAAGCCCGTCGTCGCGATCGCCGACGGCGTGTGCATGGGCGGGGGCATCGGTCTGGCCGGGCACGCGGCGATCCGTATCGTGACCGAGCGGTCGCGGCTGGCAATGCCCGAGACCCGTATCGGCTTCACCCCCGACGTGGGCGGGTCGTGGCTGCTAGGACGAGCCCCGGGGCGCATCGGCGAGTACCTCGCCCTCACCGGTGGGACCATGGATGCCGCCGACGCGCTGTACGCCGGATTCGCCGACCACATGGTGCCCGCGGCCCACCTCGAGGCACTCTATGAGGCGCTCGAGAACCGCGCCGACCCCTCGAGCCCCACCGAGCTCGTCCTGCTCTTCGACGAGACGCCGGAGCCCTCGCGGCTCGAGAGTGCCCGGGAGTGGATCGACGACGCGTTCTCGGCCGCCGACGTTCCCGGCATCCTGGATCGGCTGCGGTCCCGCCCCGAGGTCGAGGCGCACGAGACGGCCGAGGTGCTCGAGACCTCCGCGCCGACCGCTCTCGCGGTGACCCTCGAAGCCGTGCGGCGGGCGCGCGGACTGCCGTCGCTGCGCGCCGCTCTCGCGCAGGAGTACGGCCTGGTGCTGTGGTTCGCGCAGACACAGCCCGACCTCGTCGAGGGCATCCGTGCCCAGGTCGTCGACAAGGACCGTTCGCCGTCGTGGTCACCGGCGCGCATCGAGGATCTGCCGCCCGAGAGGGTGACCGAAGCGTTCGCGTACGAGCCCGATCCGGCGCTGTGGTGACCACGAGATGACCCCGTTGCGGCGCCGATGGTCTGTGGG is a genomic window containing:
- a CDS encoding enoyl-CoA hydratase/isomerase family protein, whose product is MHAQPSENDRILVGGRGGLGHLTLNRPRAINALDLDMIRALNVTLDRWQRDTDVDVVLLDGAGERGFCAGGDIRALHGMVVDGRVDEVHAFFREEYALDHRIATSAKPVVAIADGVCMGGGIGLAGHAAIRIVTERSRLAMPETRIGFTPDVGGSWLLGRAPGRIGEYLALTGGTMDAADALYAGFADHMVPAAHLEALYEALENRADPSSPTELVLLFDETPEPSRLESAREWIDDAFSAADVPGILDRLRSRPEVEAHETAEVLETSAPTALAVTLEAVRRARGLPSLRAALAQEYGLVLWFAQTQPDLVEGIRAQVVDKDRSPSWSPARIEDLPPERVTEAFAYEPDPALW
- a CDS encoding ABC transporter permease, whose amino-acid sequence is MSLLAAARSEYTKQFTTAGWWVLAIVLVAYVAFTAGVLALVFGGVASGRLPGASGPTPSADGIPALVYSSASAVGYVFPLLVGTLMVTTEFRHKTLTPTFLATPRRGVILVGKFVVGIVVGLLYGILGSAAAIGAGAGVLSFFGVDTALGSADTWELVGRMLLAFALWALVGIGVGTVVRNQVAAIVIVLAVTLFIEPIVRTIGGVIDGFADVVKWFPSAASDALVGQTIFGAMGTGSGGTLEWWAGGLVLLGYAVVLVVIGLLTTWRRDID
- a CDS encoding ABC transporter ATP-binding protein, whose product is MPDGHVLELAGLTKRFGAVCAVDDLSARIEPGQVTGFLGPNGAGKTTSLRMLLGLVRPTAGSATIGGKRYADLASPLRSVGAALEASSFHPGRSAANHLKVYARAASLPAARIDEVLGLVGLADVAGRRVGGFSLGMRQRLGLATALLGDPGVLVLDEPSNGLDPEGIRWMRSLLRHLAEEGRTVLISSHLLAEVQQTVDALLIISRGRLVFQGGIEDLADPDEYATVVDAPDRAALSQLLDDRGIDYQLLRNGFTIRHHEPVEIGALAAGAGIALSNLQSKGASLEDIFLELVSGVRVHASAGSVPAPTADAAQTTDAETPAAGPSPSPAAPVAGPAPATSTSTSTSTSTSTSDAPDDSADADPRPSTEMVAVIAPPRSARPTPSAADDRPRPAYAVASTGVIDIVAAPASDGTEPAADSRSASTEVQR
- the cofG gene encoding 7,8-didemethyl-8-hydroxy-5-deazariboflavin synthase CofG, translating into MSTGSAAPRVAPARGASIDDLLARIATGHRPDVDQTEALLHAPLDALLPAAAALRDAGLDRAGRSRVITYSRKVFVPLTTLCRDRCHYCIFVDTPGQLALLRKPAYMSPEQVLTVVRQGRAMGCKEALLTLGDRPEERWPEARAWLDDHGFASTIDYVAHIARLITAETGMLVHANPGVMHPDELSALRPVSPSMGMMLETTSRRLFEEPGQVHFGSPDKDPDLRLRVVDDAGAAGIPFTTGILVGIGETVRDRAESLVALRDIDDRHGHVQEVIVQNFRAKPRTAMQGAPDADMTEYLAAVATARLVFGPDMRIQVPPNLSDPRELGLLIDAGVDDWGGVSPLTADHVNPERPWPQIDDLAAHTAAHGYALRERLTAHPEFVQDAERWIDPALHAPVRALADAGGLAADVAATRTAAAPSSVTSGGRGVKGGSTHHIASSAPPSSSARPAAGARAAITGTDPGVRRLAERAASDPLALDDADWTRLLRATGAELDEVTAVADDARRYTVGEPITLVQNRNLTSTGLRRTGRRAPGEFDLDDAARIAADAAELGATEICIQGALRVDEEPAGYLDLVRAVKRGAPGIHVHAYRPLDVRDLADRGGLGLDGALATMREAGVDTVPGTGVKVLSERVRSLIAPGDLEIDRWVETIAAAHLTGFRSTSVLFYGHVETAEERIAHLRQLREIQHRTGGFAEFVPIPLPGGDVALVAGRAPLDEHRAMVAVSRLLLSGSIPHVQIPWTRVGRDTAAVLLRSGGDDLGGTLYDGRVLPDAGIEQGLELPVAAAERIARSLMRPFRLRTTDYRVAAESGVHA
- a CDS encoding sulfite exporter TauE/SafE family protein, with amino-acid sequence MLDGPVIAEWLPVSTASLILLLVAAGVAGWVDAVVGGGGLIQLPALVIGVPKDVATPFILGTNKLSSFFGTLSASGVYLRRIRVQLVLLIPLVVGAYAGSTVGAALSRYVPREVLTPVVLVAVIAVAVYTLLKPKMGLQHEPRHDRARAVAWRAGAIGLLVGFYDGILGPGTGSFFVILIVGVLGYGFLQASANAKIANLTTNLAALVVYGVHGEILLALGIAMAVMNVTGGFIGAHMATRRGSGFVRIVFLVTLSVLIVKLAWDTVAQFVG